The nucleotide window TGCGCCCGGGCGCGTTCGCTCATCCCGCTGAGGCGTTCGGCGATCCGGGATGCCGAGGTGAGCCCGTCCAGCAGCTCGGCGGCATCCTCGCCGGCCCCGGTGCCGAGCAGGAGCCGCATCGAAGGGTCGACGCTGCCCGAGCGGGCGAGTCGGGCGACGACGCGCGAGAGCCGTTCGCGGTCTTCGCGTGCGGCGGCGGCCGCGGCATCCGCCCGGGTGCCGAGCGCCGACGCCCGGGCGGCGGCTTCGTCATGCGCCCGCCTGGTCTCCTCGGCCGCCCCGGCCGCGGCGACGGCGCGTTCGCCGAGTTCGGCCGCGCGATCCGTCAGCTCCGAGAGCAGCGATTCGATCCGCACGACCTCGGCGGCGCGGGCATCGGCGTCCTGCTTCGCGGCCTCGACCTCGTCCCAGCTCGGGGCGTCTTCGTCGGCGGAGGCCGCGGGGGTCGGCACCGCGAGCAGGGCGGTCAGCAGCAGGCCGGCCGCGAGCGCGACGACGCGTCCTCGCACGAGCATCCCCCCTTCATACGCGCCGCGAGTCTAGCCGTGCGGCGCCCCGGCCGTTCGGGGGACACGCGTAGGCTGGAGCGATGCGACGGTCCTCCGCTTCGGTCCTCATCGCCGCTGCGACCCTGATGCTGCTGGCCGCGTGCGCCCCGTCGGGCGGTGCCCCGGCGGCCGCGCCGACTCCGACCGAAACGCCGACGCCGACGCTCGATCCCATCGCTGCGGAGGTCGAGGAGCGCCTGTCTGACATGTCGATCGAGCAGCGCGCCGCGCAACTCTTCATGCTGCACGCCCCGGGCACCGATCCGGCGCCGCTGGCCGCGCTGGCCGATCTCGGCATCGGCGGACTCATCCTCATGGGCGACAACGTGCCGGCGACCCCGGCCGAGCTCGCCGCGCTCGTCGACGCCGTCGACGGCGACCCCGATTTCCCGCTGCTCATCGGCATCGACGAGGAGGGCGGCGATGTGCAACGGCTTCCGTGGGACGATGCGGCCGCGGCCCCGACACTGCGGGATGCGCCGCCGGAGGCGACGGAGGAGGCCTTCGCCCGCAGGGCCTCCCTGCTGGCCGAGGCCGGCGTCTCGGTGAACTTCGGCATCATCGCCGATGTCACGGCCGACCCGGACTCCTTCATCTTCGACCGGGTGCTCGGCACCGATCCCCGGGCTGCGGCCGAGCGGGCGGCGGCGGCCGTCGAGGGAGAGCACGGCGTCGTCGCATCGACGCTCAAGCACTTCCCGGGCCACGGTGCCGCGCCGGGCGACTCGCACACGAGCATCCCCGCCGCCGATCTGAGCCTCGAGGAATGGCGTGCGGGGCCCGCGCTGCCGTTCGCGGCCGGTATCGACGCCGGTGCGGAACTCGTCATGACGGGGCATCTCGCCTACCCGGCGGTGGACGAGGAGCCGGC belongs to Agromyces archimandritae and includes:
- a CDS encoding glycoside hydrolase family 3 N-terminal domain-containing protein; the encoded protein is MRRSSASVLIAAATLMLLAACAPSGGAPAAAPTPTETPTPTLDPIAAEVEERLSDMSIEQRAAQLFMLHAPGTDPAPLAALADLGIGGLILMGDNVPATPAELAALVDAVDGDPDFPLLIGIDEEGGDVQRLPWDDAAAAPTLRDAPPEATEEAFARRASLLAEAGVSVNFGIIADVTADPDSFIFDRVLGTDPRAAAERAAAAVEGEHGVVASTLKHFPGHGAAPGDSHTSIPAADLSLEEWRAGPALPFAAGIDAGAELVMTGHLAYPAVDEEPATLSRAWHEMLRDELGFDGVVVTDDMTMLQNSGLPEYQDPVENAVRAVVAGGDLLLYVLPADPADVGIDPAALISGLVTAVEEGRIPPERLEDAARHVLTLRLALADR